A window of the Rhodoferax sp. GW822-FHT02A01 genome harbors these coding sequences:
- the rpoC gene encoding DNA-directed RNA polymerase subunit beta', protein MKSLLDLFKQFTPDEHFDAIRIGMASPEKIRSWSFGEVKKPETINYRTFKPERDGLFCAKIFGPIKDYECLCGKYKRLKHRGVICEKCGVEVTQTKVRRERMGHIDLAAPCAHIWFLKSLPSRLGLVLDMTLRDIERVLYFEAYVVTDPGMTPLKKFSIMSEDDFDAKFKEYGDEFQAKMGAEGIKDLLQNIDIEREIEKLRNDLTGSELKIKKNAKRLKVLEAFKKSGIKPEWMVLDVLPVLPPDLRPLVPLDGGRFATSDLNDLYRRVINRNSRLRRLLELKAPEIIARNEKRMLQEAVDSLLDNGRRGKAMTGANKRALKSLADMIKGKSGRFRQNLLGKRVDYSGRSVITVGPTLKLHQCGLPKLMALELFKPFIFARLEAMGIATTIKAAKKEVEAGTPVVWDILEEVIKEHPVMLNRAPTLHRLGIQAFEPILIEGKAIQLHPLVCAAFNADFDGDQMAVHVPLSVEAQMEARTLMLASNNILFPANGEPSIVPSQDVVLGLYYTTREKINGKGEGLIFSDTGEVQRAFDAGEVELNARINVRLTEYTKDKETGELVPSTKLWETTAGRALLSEILPKGLPFSNLNKALKKKEISKLINVSFRKCGLKETVVFADKLLQSGFRLATRAGISICIDDMLVPPEKQSIIERAQKEVKEIEQQYVSGLVTAGERYNKVVDIWGKSGDEVSKVMMAKLSKETVTDRHGKQVSQESFNSIYMMADSGARGSAAQIRQVAGMRGLMAKPDGSIIETPITANFREGLNVLEYFISTHGARKGLADTALKTANSGYLTRRLVDVTQDLVVTEQDCGTHAGYLMRAIVEGGETIESLRDRILGRTTADEVLHPETRAVLAEAGEMLDEDKIEELEAAGVDEVKVRTALTCETRFGICAKCYGRDLGRGGLINGGEAVGVIAAQSIGEPGTQLTMRTFHIGGAASRAAIASSVEAKSNGVIGFNATMRYVTNSKGELVVISRSGEIVIQDEHGRERERHKVPYGAVLTIKADQTIKAGAILANWDPLTRPIITEFAGKAHFENVEEGLTVAKQVDEVTGLSTLVVIDPKRRGAAKVVRPQVKLIDASGHEVKIPGTDHSVTIGFPVGALVQVRDGQDVGPGEVLARIPIEGQKTRDITGGLPRVAELFEARSPKDKGVLAEVTGTVSFGKETKGKVRLQITDPDGKVWEELVPKEKNILVHEGQVVNKGESVVDGPADPQDILRLLGSEELARYIVDEVQDVYRLQGVKINDKHIEVIVRQMLRRVVVEAAGDSNYINGEQVERSEMLNTNDALRAEGKVPATFTNLLLGITKASLSTDSFISAASFQETTRVLTEAAIMGKRDELRGLKENVIVGRLIPAGTGLAYHEARKVREKMDDAERRAIAEAEAAELAGAGESADAAADEGVAGE, encoded by the coding sequence ATGAAATCATTACTCGACCTGTTCAAGCAGTTCACCCCGGACGAGCATTTCGATGCCATCCGGATTGGCATGGCCTCGCCCGAAAAGATCCGTTCCTGGTCCTTCGGCGAAGTGAAGAAGCCCGAGACCATCAACTACCGTACCTTCAAGCCTGAGCGTGACGGCCTGTTCTGCGCCAAGATCTTCGGGCCCATAAAGGACTACGAATGCCTGTGCGGCAAGTACAAGCGCCTGAAGCACCGCGGCGTGATCTGCGAGAAATGCGGCGTTGAAGTGACACAGACCAAGGTGCGTCGTGAGCGTATGGGTCACATCGACCTGGCTGCGCCCTGCGCCCACATCTGGTTCCTCAAGTCGCTGCCGTCCCGTCTGGGTCTGGTGCTGGACATGACACTGCGTGACATCGAACGCGTGCTGTACTTTGAAGCTTATGTGGTGACCGACCCCGGCATGACTCCGCTGAAGAAATTCAGCATCATGTCCGAAGACGATTTCGACGCCAAGTTCAAGGAATACGGCGATGAATTCCAGGCCAAGATGGGCGCCGAAGGCATCAAGGACCTGCTGCAGAACATCGATATCGAACGCGAAATCGAAAAGCTGCGCAACGACCTGACCGGCTCCGAGCTCAAGATCAAGAAGAACGCCAAGCGCCTGAAGGTGCTGGAAGCCTTCAAGAAGTCCGGCATCAAGCCCGAGTGGATGGTGCTGGACGTGCTGCCCGTGCTGCCACCGGACCTGCGTCCGTTGGTGCCGCTGGACGGCGGCCGTTTTGCGACCTCCGACCTGAACGACCTGTACCGCCGCGTGATCAACCGTAACAGCCGTCTGCGCCGTCTGCTGGAACTCAAGGCACCGGAAATCATTGCGCGCAACGAAAAGCGCATGTTGCAGGAAGCAGTGGACAGCTTGCTGGACAACGGCCGCCGCGGCAAGGCCATGACTGGCGCCAACAAGCGCGCACTCAAGTCCCTGGCTGACATGATCAAGGGTAAATCCGGTCGTTTCCGTCAGAACTTGCTGGGCAAGCGCGTGGACTATTCCGGTCGTTCCGTGATTACCGTGGGCCCAACCCTCAAGCTGCACCAGTGCGGTCTGCCCAAGCTGATGGCCTTGGAACTGTTCAAGCCCTTCATCTTCGCGCGCCTGGAAGCTATGGGCATTGCCACCACCATCAAGGCGGCCAAGAAAGAAGTCGAAGCCGGTACACCGGTGGTGTGGGACATCTTGGAAGAGGTCATCAAGGAACACCCCGTGATGCTCAACCGTGCGCCTACGCTGCACCGTCTGGGTATCCAGGCCTTTGAACCCATCCTGATCGAAGGCAAGGCCATCCAGCTGCACCCCCTCGTTTGCGCGGCCTTCAACGCCGACTTCGACGGTGACCAGATGGCTGTTCACGTGCCCCTGTCGGTGGAAGCACAGATGGAAGCCCGCACCCTGATGCTGGCCTCCAACAACATCCTGTTCCCCGCTAACGGCGAGCCTTCCATCGTTCCTTCTCAGGACGTGGTGCTGGGTCTGTACTACACGACCCGCGAAAAAATCAACGGCAAGGGCGAAGGCCTGATCTTCTCCGACACCGGTGAAGTGCAGCGTGCGTTTGACGCGGGTGAAGTGGAACTCAACGCCCGCATCAATGTGCGTCTGACCGAGTACACCAAGGACAAGGAAACCGGCGAGTTGGTGCCTTCGACCAAGCTGTGGGAAACCACCGCGGGCCGTGCCCTGCTGTCCGAAATTTTGCCCAAGGGACTGCCCTTCTCCAACCTGAACAAGGCACTGAAGAAGAAGGAAATCTCCAAGCTGATCAACGTGTCCTTCCGCAAGTGCGGTCTGAAGGAAACCGTGGTGTTCGCCGACAAGCTGTTGCAAAGCGGTTTCCGTCTGGCCACGCGCGCCGGTATCTCCATCTGCATCGACGACATGCTGGTGCCGCCAGAAAAGCAAAGCATCATCGAGCGCGCCCAGAAGGAAGTCAAAGAGATCGAGCAGCAATACGTCTCCGGTCTGGTGACGGCTGGCGAGCGCTACAACAAGGTGGTGGACATCTGGGGCAAGTCGGGTGACGAAGTGTCCAAGGTGATGATGGCCAAGCTCTCCAAGGAGACCGTGACCGATCGCCATGGCAAGCAAGTCTCGCAAGAGTCGTTCAACTCCATCTACATGATGGCCGACTCCGGTGCCCGCGGTTCTGCTGCGCAGATCCGTCAGGTGGCCGGTATGCGGGGTCTGATGGCCAAGCCTGACGGCTCCATCATCGAGACGCCTATTACCGCGAACTTCCGCGAAGGTCTGAACGTGTTGGAGTACTTCATCTCCACCCACGGTGCCCGTAAGGGTCTGGCCGACACCGCGCTGAAGACTGCCAACTCGGGTTACCTGACCCGTCGTCTGGTGGACGTGACGCAGGATCTGGTTGTGACCGAACAGGACTGCGGAACGCACGCCGGTTACCTGATGCGCGCCATCGTCGAAGGCGGTGAAACCATTGAATCCCTGCGCGACCGAATCCTCGGACGCACCACAGCGGATGAAGTGCTGCACCCCGAAACCCGTGCCGTGCTGGCCGAAGCGGGCGAAATGCTCGACGAAGACAAGATCGAAGAGCTTGAAGCCGCAGGTGTGGACGAAGTCAAGGTGCGTACCGCACTGACTTGCGAAACCCGCTTTGGTATCTGCGCCAAGTGCTACGGACGCGACTTGGGCCGTGGCGGCCTGATCAATGGCGGCGAAGCCGTCGGTGTGATCGCTGCCCAGTCCATCGGCGAACCCGGTACCCAGCTGACCATGCGTACCTTCCACATCGGTGGTGCGGCATCCCGTGCTGCCATCGCCTCCAGCGTGGAAGCCAAGTCCAACGGCGTGATCGGCTTTAACGCCACCATGCGCTATGTGACCAACAGCAAGGGCGAACTGGTGGTGATTTCCCGTTCCGGCGAGATCGTCATCCAGGACGAACACGGCCGTGAGCGTGAGCGCCACAAGGTGCCGTATGGCGCTGTGCTGACCATCAAGGCAGACCAGACCATCAAGGCTGGCGCCATTTTGGCCAACTGGGATCCGCTGACCCGACCCATCATTACCGAATTCGCCGGCAAGGCGCATTTCGAGAATGTGGAAGAAGGCCTGACGGTTGCCAAGCAGGTCGACGAAGTCACCGGTCTGTCGACCCTGGTGGTTATCGATCCCAAGCGTCGTGGTGCCGCCAAGGTGGTGCGTCCGCAGGTCAAGCTGATCGACGCATCTGGCCACGAAGTCAAGATCCCCGGTACCGACCACTCCGTGACCATCGGCTTCCCGGTGGGCGCGCTGGTGCAGGTGCGTGACGGTCAGGACGTGGGCCCCGGCGAAGTGCTGGCCCGTATCCCAATCGAAGGCCAGAAGACCCGCGACATTACCGGTGGTCTGCCCCGCGTGGCCGAGCTGTTCGAAGCCCGTTCCCCCAAAGACAAGGGCGTGCTCGCCGAAGTCACGGGTACGGTCTCCTTCGGCAAGGAAACCAAGGGCAAGGTCCGCTTGCAGATTACCGATCCAGACGGCAAGGTCTGGGAAGAGCTGGTGCCCAAGGAAAAGAACATCCTGGTGCACGAAGGCCAGGTGGTCAACAAGGGCGAGTCCGTGGTGGACGGCCCGGCCGATCCGCAGGACATCCTGCGCCTCTTGGGTTCCGAAGAACTGGCCCGCTACATCGTGGACGAAGTCCAGGACGTCTACCGCTTGCAAGGCGTGAAGATCAACGACAAGCACATCGAAGTGATTGTTCGTCAGATGCTGCGCCGTGTGGTGGTGGAAGCCGCTGGTGACTCCAACTACATCAATGGTGAACAGGTTGAGCGTTCCGAGATGCTCAACACCAACGACGCCCTGCGCGCCGAAGGCAAGGTGCCCGCCACCTTCACCAACTTGTTGCTGGGTATCACCAAGGCATCCTTGTCCACCGACAGCTTCATCAGTGCGGCTTCCTTCCAGGAAACCACCCGCGTGCTGACCGAAGCCGCCATCATGGGCAAACGCGACGAGCTGCGCGGCCTGAAGGAAAACGTGATCGTCGGTCGTCTAATTCCTGCCGGAACCGGTCTGGCCTATCACGAAGCCCGCAAGGTTCGCGAGAAGATGGACGACGCCGAGCGCCGTGCCATTGCCGAAGCCGAAGCCGCCGAACTGGCGGGTGCTGGCGAGTCGGCCGATGCCGCTGCTGACGAAGGTGTGGCTGGCGAGTAA